Below is a genomic region from Acidimicrobiia bacterium.
AGTTCTTGTACTGTTCCGCCGTTGGCTGGTTGGTCGAAGCGCACCAAAGTGGTGTCGGCAATGCCAGCGCGGAGTTGGTCGGGGGTTCCTTGGGCGACGAGTTGCCCTTGGTTGATGACCAGCACTCGGTCGGCCAGGGCTTCGACTTCGTCCATGTAATGGCTGGTCAACAAGATGGTGGTGCCGAGTGTGCGCAGGCCGCTCACCATGTCCCAGGCTTGGCGGCGGGCTGAGGGGTCAAACCCGGTGGTGGGTTCATCGAGAAATAACAGGTCGGGGTCACCGATGAGCCCGAGGGCGAGGTCGATGCGTCGTTTTTGGCCGCCGGAGAGCTGGTGGGTGCGGCGGTCAGCGAGGTCGGTGAGGCCAGTGAGTTCGAGTACTTCATCGAGGGGCCGGTTGCGGGTGTAGCAGGCGGCGTAGTGGTTGAGGGTTTCGGTGATGGTGAGTTCGCGTTCGATACCGCATTCTTGTAACACGATGCCGATGCGGTCACGAAAACCGGCTCCCCCGGTGGCGGGGTCGGCGCCTAGCACGGTGACTTGGCCTGAGGTGCGGGTGCGGTGACCCTCGAGTATTTCTACAGCGGTTGATTTTCCAGCGCCGTTGGGGCCC
It encodes:
- a CDS encoding ABC transporter ATP-binding protein, coding for MPAIVVENLVKDYGTLRAVDGLSFTVEQGEVVALLGPNGAGKSTAVEILEGHRTRTSGQVTVLGADPATGGAGFRDRIGIVLQECGIERELTITETLNHYAACYTRNRPLDEVLELTGLTDLADRRTHQLSGGQKRRIDLALGLIGDPDLLFLDEPTTGFDPSARRQAWDMVSGLRTLGTTILLTSHYMDEVEALADRVLVINQGQLVAQGTPDQLRAGIADTTLVRFDQPANGGTVQELFGELTGTVTAVNNRIEIRTTNPTGDLHRLTDWALKHDQELGHLEVTRPTLEDVYLNLIGGDENE